The Onthophagus taurus isolate NC unplaced genomic scaffold, IU_Otau_3.0 ScKx7SY_22, whole genome shotgun sequence genome has a segment encoding these proteins:
- the LOC139432518 gene encoding uncharacterized protein — protein MIGEVRTEMQRMTSRYDELVESVQFCSQRVTDFEATVKRFQDQLKIIDKLNAENMSLRKQVDDLSGRVGDLEQYSRRNNLELQGVLEKDNEDLLMVLKTMGDFIGVPVSSTDVDAAHRVPHGPGNQNQNRGTNPKGIVVRFCSRLTRDNFLAAAKLKKRSGSPGSPPGLSIDGVSERCFINEHLTPANKFLLSNVRKAAREKGYKFVWTRDCRVYVRKNETARPILIRKVTDVDKL, from the coding sequence ATGATTGGAGAAGTGCGAACAGAAATGCAGAGAATGACTTCACGATATGATGAATTGGTTGAGTCGGTACAATTTTGTAGTCAGCGGGTAACAGATTTTGAGGCAACTGTGAAACGCTTTCAGGATCAATTGAAGATTATAGATAAGCTGAATGCCGAAAATATGTCGCTGCGCAAACAAGTAGATGATTTGTCTGGTCGTGTTGGTGACCTGGAACAATACTCCCGAAGAAATAACTTAGAACTACAAGGCGTTCTGGAAAAAGATAATGAAGACCTTTTGATGGTGTTGAAAACCATGGGTGATTTTATTGGGGTTCCTGTGTCTTCAACGGATGTGGACGCAGCTCATCGTGTCCCGCACGGTCCTggaaatcaaaatcaaaatcgtGGAACGAATCCTAAGGGTATTGTGGTCAGGTTTTGTAGTCGTCTCACCAGAGATAACTTTCTGGCTGCTGCAAAGCTAAAGAAGCGTTCTGGTTCTCCAGGTTCGCCACCTGGCCTGTCTATTGATGGTGTCTCTGAACGCTGTTTCATCAACGAACATCTGACGCCTGCGAATAAGTTTTTGTTAAGTAACGTAAGGAAGGCTGCCAGAGAGAAGGGCTACAAGTTTGTCTGGACGCGTGATTGTAGAGTTTACGTCCGTAAGAATGAAACTGCGCGCCCTATACTAATTAGGAAAGTCACCGATGTtgataaactttaa